The segment ATCAATACCTCAATatgtaatgcctcaaatcccacggcattttgttttgaataaccTCCTGTTGGTGCTATAGCATTCAAGCTCAAAATGGCGACAGCGGTAAGTGAAGTATTCTTTAACACATTACTCGCAGTGGTATATTATTTCGGTACTTTTTAGTTACTATTTGAATTGCTTTTCGAaagttaaatgttttatttcgtAAGCGAAAAGGCCCTATAAAGGCCATTTTGTTAAGTGTATTTCCAGCGAGAAACTTTTCTGACCATTCCAGGATCTTCTGCTCGGAAACCAGTCTAATCGTCCCAGCAAAGTTGCCCGCAGGGTCgcccactacaaagtcgcccctagCAAGTTTGTCCCCTcacttacaaagtcgccccgcTCAAAGTCATCCcctcacaaagtcgcccctgGCAAAGTCGCCCCAGCCAAAGTTGCCCCGATATTCGCTTCTTTATTGGGGCGAGGAATCAGGATGGTTGTTTACTTtccctttgtttttgtttttagagtgttgttataattgtttaaattttcaaactactttattattttatttaagtacTGGTTGTCTTTTTGTATTCAATTCCAAGCCCTTCTTGACATTTTTACTGTTTCTTTAGTTGGGGTGATGGGATGTAATTATACATTATTTACTTAGTTTTAAGTTACTTGTGAAATCGAGTTGGTCGATGGGCTACTCAGGATGTGACACAATTAAAGGTAGTCAGAGTTTTGTAAGAAATGTATGctccaaacaaaaatatttgtttaaaatgaaGGCCAACACTCATAAGACTTTCAATCCACACTTAttgtaaaactattttttcCAATACAGTGTTCcattttattttctgtctttAGAAACAAATCTTCTGTGGCGTTTTCAGTGTCGGTCTGATTATTCACGTATATTACTTGTTGACGACTTTACCAAGCGTCTATAAAAGTGTAAAGATGACGAACAATCACAAAGGTGCTCATGATCCGCCTCCTTCACGATTATTCCACAGCAAAGTACTGTCCACAAATACCAAATTACTAACAAGTGATCAAACTACCACCGACAAGAAGATTTCACCGAACTCTTCAGCATCCGAGGGCCAGTGTCATTACAGGGTCCAATTGATTGGAAGCCGCGGGTTTCGAAGATTAAATGCTAAAAACATACGTTGTGCCAATCACTGTAATCTTGAGCTCTCAGTCGCTGATGGAAAGAAACTCCTTGAAGGGATGGatgcagttgtcttcattttgaTGACCACCCTAACGCGCTTGGCCGCACCCGCAAACCCCACCCAGGCGTGGATATATCACTCACGGGAAAACCCGCGAAACGCCGGCAGAGGTTTCACCCTTCCAGTCCACGCCACCTGGACGTACCACCCGGGCTCTGAGATCAGCGCTCGGTATGGATTCTACGAACCAGGGGTGCCCATGACAAATCAGACAAAATCACCCGAAGAATGGGTTGAAGGAAAAAGCAAATTGGTCGCGTGGATATCCAGTAACTGTCACAACACTTTCTGGCCAAGGACTGCCTTTGTGCACGAATTAACGAAGTTGATTCCCATCGATATGTACGGCAGATGCGGGAACTTAAAATGCGATAAAACGAGGAAATGTTCGGTGGACTTGTTGCACCAATATAAATTTTACCTGTCATTGGAGAATACGGAATGTGGTGATTACATTACGGAGAAGTTTTGGGGGAAACCGCTCCAGCAAGGGGCTGTCCCGATCGTCAACGGCGCCCCCAGGAAAGTTTACGAGGAACTTGCACCGCCCAACTCATTCATTTACGTCGGTGACTACAAGAACATGAAAGAGCTAGCGGATTACCTAAAACTGTTGGACTCCAAACCTGAGCTGTATGCCAATTATTTAGAATGGCGATACAAGGGTAGGAGCATTGCAGTCCCGAACCCAAGGTGGACCCCCTCCGCCTTCTGCAAAGTTATACCGATAATAGAGAAAGTTAAACGGGGAGAGTTGAAGAGAGTACCGGTTAGAAACAGCCAATTCGCAAAATCGTGTAGGGCTCCAAACAGGGGTCAACCAGTGTCAACTTTCGGTGTAAAATGGGTCCCTTGgtgaaacacaacaaaaagCATACAGGGTTTTTGAGGTAGGtttattgtttttggtttttttaacgtAGGCCTagtgttttaattgtatttagTTTTAGTGTTTAtattatcttaaaggcagtggacacttattggtaattactcaaaataattagtatcaTAAAACCTGATTTGAtcaagagtaatggggagaggttgatagtataagacattgtgggtagctccctctgaagtgacgtagttttcgataaagtaatttcccacgaatttgatttcgagacctcagatttagaatttgaggtcatgaaatcaagcatctgaacgcacacaacttcgtgtgacaaggatttgtttttttcctttcatttatctcgcaacttcatcgaccaattgagctcaaattttcacaggtttgttattttatgcatatgttgagatacaccaagtgagaagactgcatgGTTCTTTGacactattaccaatagtgcccgtGTCTTTATAAGCGCCATGATAATTTATAGGTTGCGTTTTAAATCCAACAGCTCAACAGTACGTTGCTTTGGCTTGTGGTTGCGAATATAGTTTTTCCCGgtcaatttaattaaaaaacattaaattgaGGGCAAAATGTAAAACCGGACTTCCCGTACACAAACGTATGATATCACGTGAACATTCTCGTGGAATTTTCTAGTTGTTGGGACTGTGTTCACCCATACTGCCATTGTTTAGCCAacggtaaggtctcatgttacaaactccggaatatatTCTTCAGATTTCGAGAATTGAGTCTTTATTGAACAAAATTGCAACAATAAACATCATCTTTTTAACGAAGGTTTACATGCAGTAACGCCGTGTTTGCGTTGTGTTGCGCAATCAGTCTATTGGGTCATGGAGTATCCTGCCATTAAAGAATTcgagtactttttcaaaatgtccacagatttacattaaacttacatggtttgaagataatgatagtggaaagcttcccttcaaatattactttctgaggttgtgtagtttttgagaaataagtaaacaagCCACAACTCATCGTCCATGAGTGTGGAGTAGGCCCGCATCTATAAGCCTGTACATGTCAAATGGGTACCTAATATTATTCCATTTGGCGTACGCCCAGTTTCACTAGCAGACATACCGCCCATTTGGGTAAATGGGGGCGGGGGCTGCGCTATGCGGTTTTCTTTCTTAATAATAGTAGCCTCATCCCGGTGGTATAGCTCCATGGTAGACGCATTTACAGATGGTGAAGGAAGAtggttcttttttcttttctttagcCATGTGTTTTCGTTTCGTGCATACCTTTTAAACATTAGTagcccttgttttgttttctcggGGAAGTGATGTTTAAATTGacttcaaatattcattttctaGGGGATTTTACATCTgagttttgctttttaaaacgGCCCTTGACTCCTCTGAGAAAATCGGAATGTGCATTCAGCCCCTTAGATACTTGAGCGGGGGTGGAGTGTAATACATTATACTCGAGGGACACACATGAACAAGTTATGGTATcaataaattacaaaaataaatacaaaattccCCAAAGCATAAAAGTGCCTttatagttaaaggcacttaacacgtttggtaataaattgtcaaagaccactattttcacttggtgtttcccaacagatgcataaaatgacaagcctgtgacaatttggactcaatgggagactttctgggacgatagagggcagcagacttaccgggtaaatccattgttctcagaattatgcgcatgttcagaactacgtaaacaatggaaatttacccggtatgtctgctgccacctagcgttggaaagtctcctattggtcacTGAATTGCAAATAAGTGTGCTTTCGGGtagtaataaaaggcttctgggcagaagtcttttgatattttagtgagaaattaactctttctcaaaaactgtgatACTATCAACTGTTAGCTCTCatttgctctttaccaagtaatttgttatgctaatttatattttgattatttaccCAAattgtacagtgtctttaacaagaaTGTGctcacaaaaaataaataaataagtaaataaataaataaataaataaataaataaataaataaataaataaataaataaataaataaataaataaataaataaataaataaataaataaataaataaataaataaataaataaataaataaataaataaataaataaaaaaaaattgtttattgttattattattgttattttttgagCTTCTGTTACTTACCGTGCCTGTTATATATTATAAGTATTTACCGGAGTGTCTTTTgatagtgtgtttatttgatgtatgcctttgctgatgaatgttgaataaacggagtaatataactccacatcaagagagaaaaaaaaaaaataaaaaaaaaaataaataaataaataaataaataaataaataaataaaaagcgcGAAATGGACCAACAATTCTTAAAATTGCCACCCCCTTTCCGCATTGCAGGCGATGGGcggcattatttttttatgaactgCCGGGAAAATCCCTGGAGTTTAACCCCACCACCGCCAcagcaaccgttctcactatTTCCCAGGAATATGCACGGTCGTTTCACATTTATCACGATCAAACCCCAGGAAATACTAATGGTGTGAAAAGGCCTTTAATAGTTTGAAAAGATCGACCAAAAATTCCCAGGAGTTTCCCGGGAATAACTATAGTGTGAAAAAGGCTTTAAATTCATGAGATTCCACACTGCACTCAATTCATTTTGGCGGGTTGAACCAACGACTTGCTGTCTAACATGCCGGGCTTCTAAAGCTGTATTGCACTTTTATATCTTATGAAAGGTATGCCTATCTTTGTGTGCCGACATTTAGTGCACAATGGGGCTATGAGTGTCTCTCAGTGAACCCGGGCATGGTCGTGGTGCGCCCATCCAACCCCCTCTCATCTCAAACAATAAAGATTTGCATGCGTTCCAGTAATGAGGGGACAGGCAGTCACGCTCCTGTTGTAAGAATATTGGGTAACCAATCAAAATTCAGGTTACTCTGCCGGAACGTTACCATACGTTCCTTTTTGGGTTTTCGTTTAGGTTTTCGTTTATGTTCTGGTATAGACCTAGGAAGACGAAAACTGTTTTAGCATGtgaatctttctcgaaaactactcgacttcggagggagccgtttctcgcaatgttttatactaccaacttctccccattacttgttacaaagtaaggttttgtgctaataattattttgagtaattaccaatagtgtccactgcctttaaagagaatggGTATGTAATTATACGGGATGGGAAAAGGCGGATACCTATATGaacaactttgtgcaacaaaTCCCATTTCCTCTGTTGGTGTGCGCGCAGCGTGGGGATTTGACCTTGTGTACAAAGCACACACATTCTTTGTGAAACGGGTCAATGGACTGGACCATTTCacacaatggggggggggaagtggtggggggggggggtataactAATGTACACAATCTGAGTACACAATACAAGGTTTTGGATTTAAACTATTCAACTAAatgaagttttattttataagtacatgtaacaaTTAAAAATGGTATGAATACAATAATAAGTAACCACTTGTTCAATAATGTGATATATAAATATTGCAGGAATGGTTGGAAAATAAACTTTTCATGTACACAAGTTGCATTTGGTATTGCTGTAAACTCCAATTTAGTTTAAACAATTAATGatgaaaacagtaaaaaatattacatATAAATATAGTTTACCAAAAAATATAGTAGTACAAGTTACAAAAATACTTTGCATGAACGAGATGTGTAGtttaatataacaaaaatatttatatggCATGTATAAATGGCATATGTGGCAAAAAATAGCACACGAATGGAtcaacatattttattttggcTTTTTAAAACAGTTGAAATGATTTCTAAAAATATTGTACGGTCCAGTAACATTAACCGACAAACATGAATGTTTGTTGTCTACAAACTTCGAGTCGATGACTTCAAGTTCATAaagtttggtttaaaaaaaaaaaaaaaaaaaaaaaactataattgCACAAACTTTAACTAACATTACAATACATTTAGTCGTTAACGAAACTGTTTTGtatctttgtaaaattgtttttcactGTGCATTTACATCTGCCCACCACGTTAATTTAGACCCTTACAAAAGTATAATCATGCAtcagaaacaaataatttaatattatttagtaCTGATGGCTGATGAgtaaacaaaagttgttttcttgatGATTGAATGAATGATTGGGTTGGCTTGCCAAAATTgatattttataatataataaataagcaATTAAAAACTGCATGATTGTGTTTTTGTAAACTAAGAGGGAAGACCCATCATGTCATGTTTGTAAACTACTACCTAAAAGTAATGacatgctaagcagaaaccttttttttttttttttaagaaacaaacaaattcctaCCTCTCCACGTATTGCACATGTCTATGTGtagcggtcctactacttgccgtcaactcgccgacttgccgtcaactcgccgtcaaatcattttcgtgccgtcaactcattaaatttacttgaacaatttataaatggggcacggaagtgttaagtctgggctaaactacatatttctcatggttttcggtacaaattcattcacaaaaacgactttgtgttgataaaaaaagtaccaatcattgacatcttgggccaagattaatccatatgaaaaagcaagatggcggccgacggttttgctgcttcgagataatttttttcacaagaaaaaaaactcaatttttattccgaaatatgaccgaAAACTTACGCAAATTCTCTTTTAGCCGATACGTCaccgttctatgcttcttttgtggattttaaatgtatattggaggagttgacggcgagttgacggcacaagtgagttgacggcgagttgacggcaagtagtaggacccatgTGTAGGCGAGATGGGGAACAATCACAACAACACTCACAGTTACCCCTCGAAGAAAAAATGATACGGTCCGACTAGCATGGACGACAAACAAGACTCATTTTGCCGATATCCACTGATAGTTATGAAAATAACAGAAACCTTATAATATATCATATATATCTATACTGAACAATTTAGTTTTGAGCCATTTAATCAGTTAAAAACGAACcatgaaggggaaaaaaactaaCACCGATCCGTGGTCTGATCTAGTTCCCCGTTTAACCTACATTATACGCGGGTTTATAAGAGAATACACGGAGCCAGACTATAGAAGCACTTTGCATATTGTAATCGGGTCATGTCTTAGAAGAGAGACGTTGTATGATtggaagcaaaaaaaaaacctttttcccCATGTCCAATCAGAATGATTCTTATATGAGTGGAAAGGAAATTTTATGTAGTTTATTCAGAAGTGCGAGTTGAATCTGTGGGACAAAAGGAACGACTGTGCCGTTCAATTCAGTGAGGCAACCCACCGGAAAATGGTCAATAATCGTGTTGACCTCCATTGACTTTGCCGATTTTGAGGTTTTACACCCCGTTTTCGATTGAAAAAAGCCCTTTTTTCCCGAACataataaatatttcaaaaataacCATATGAAAGGTAATACTTTGAACTTTGAAATGCGTAGCGAGTTGGTGAGAAACCTAGACGTACTTATCATTTACTCGTGAAAGTTTTCAGTGAGGGGTCTTTTTGAGTGTCATTTTCCTACGCTGAGCGTGGTGACACGGAGCTCAGTGAGCAGATGCGCGCAAGTTGTTCATCCGGGCGGATTCGGGTATACAGCGAATGGGAAATGTAATGGGAATGGCTTTGTATTAATATTACGGGATGGGAAAATGGGAATTAAAAAAATCTCGGAGACCTATTTTTGTTCTTATACCGATTATTTTCTGTTCAGGTTGCATTTTGTTGGCAcacttagaatttttttttatgtttattgtTTGTGAAGCGCATTGAGGGTTCATGCTCGATTATGTGTCTGTTTTTTCACAATACTGTCGTCGATGATAACTCGTTCATCACACGATTTACctgtggacgccgccatgacagctcgAGCAAAACAGAGTCGACTTAGCCCTGCACTAAAATCTACTACTTTTGTTTGCTGTGCGCAGGTATGGCATGACGTTACACTACCGTGGTAGTCCGGAGCTTTGAGCACAACATACATATGAGACCGCGACACCGGTCTTATTTCCGTTCTTCATGAAACATCTTGCAATTGTTCATTTACGCCTAAATTTAGCTAAAATCACGCAGCCTCAAAATAATCGATACGAATCTTGGCTCACCTTGATTCGTTTTAAAAGTTAATTTAAAACGCACCAGCAACACAAGTTTGAGTTGAACAATTAAAGAGTCGTTAATACGCGTCCGTTATTATTGTCTTGCTGTTGTCATTTCAAGGGTTGCTATATATAGTTACAAGTTTAGTGACTACATTGTACACTTATTTTTACTCCATCATTGCCAACTCTTTTCGGTGatattgaagtttttttttgcaacattcTAAAATACAACATCGAGACGGGTTTTTCGCAATTTATGTAAACAGCTagatgggtgcgttcgattagcttccccgaggtcgaccccggtctgcccccggtacgttcgaatagctttcacgtcattccaggggctcaatCGTGTCAGCCCCAAGTTTCTtgcttgtggaatgggtcacttggggctggttCGAGGTGCACGATCTCCACTGGTGGGCGAGTGATCGTTCAATgagagactttgaggcgctaggtggcagcagacttaccaggtaaattgccattgtttacgtagttctgagcatgcgcacattaccgagaacaatagattttacctggttggtaagtctgctgccaccaagcgtcctgaaggTCTCCCATTAGCTCTTGTCGTGGGCTCATCCCAATGAGCTCCgcagggtcgacccggggaagccaATCGAACGCATCCATTATGAAACACtgaaagctttaaaggcagtggacactattggtaattgtcaaagactagccttcacagttggtgtatcccaacacatgcatacaattaagaaacctgtgaaaatttgagctcaatcggtcgtcgaacttgcgagataataatgaaagaaaaaatacccttgtcacacgaagttgtgtgcgttacgatagttgatttcgagacctcaagttctaaacttgaggtctcgaaatcaaattcgtggaaaattacttctttctcgaaacctatggcacttcagagggagccgtttctcagaatgttttatatactatcaacctctccccattactcgtcaccaagaaaggttttatgctaataattatttta is part of the Asterias rubens chromosome 4, eAstRub1.3, whole genome shotgun sequence genome and harbors:
- the LOC117289471 gene encoding glycoprotein 3-alpha-L-fucosyltransferase A-like → MATAKQIFCGVFSVGLIIHVYYLLTTLPSVYKSVKMTNNHKGAHDPPPSRLFHSKVLSTNTKLLTSDQTTTDKKISPNSSASEGQCHYRVQLIGSRGFRRLNAKNIRCANHCNLELSVADGKKLLEGMDAVVFILMTTLTRLAAPANPTQAWIYHSRENPRNAGRGFTLPVHATWTYHPGSEISARYGFYEPGVPMTNQTKSPEEWVEGKSKLVAWISSNCHNTFWPRTAFVHELTKLIPIDMYGRCGNLKCDKTRKCSVDLLHQYKFYLSLENTECGDYITEKFWGKPLQQGAVPIVNGAPRKVYEELAPPNSFIYVGDYKNMKELADYLKLLDSKPELYANYLEWRYKGRSIAVPNPRWTPSAFCKVIPIIEKVKRGELKRVPVRNSQFAKSCRAPNRGQPVSTFGVKWVPW